In one Pseudothermotoga sp. genomic region, the following are encoded:
- a CDS encoding acetyl-CoA C-acetyltransferase, whose product MRKVYIVGAKRTAIGTFGGTLKDIPAVQLAVTAAKAAMEQANVKPEWIDETIVGNILMAGQGMGPGRQVGIYSGVPAEKPGYTVNMLCASGMKSIMIGATDIMLNEAEIVLAAGMENMSMAPYLLLKARFGYRLGNGEIVDHMVYDGLTDVFNMYHMGVTAENLVERYGISREEQDQFAYKSQMKAKKAIETGRFKDEIAPIVIKDKKGDKIFDTDEHPRFDVTLESLAKLRPAFKPNGTITAGNASGINDGASAVILASEDAVKKYGLKPLAQIVSFAQHGVDPAIMGIGPVGAISKALEKAKLKLKDIGLIELNEAFAAQSIAVLRDVKKEHGVSDDWLEERVNVNGGAIALGHPIGASGNRIVVTLLYEMKKRDVEFGLASLCVGGGMGTAVIIKNVQEG is encoded by the coding sequence GTGAGAAAGGTCTACATCGTGGGAGCCAAGAGGACTGCGATAGGTACCTTCGGCGGTACTTTGAAAGACATTCCGGCAGTACAGCTCGCCGTCACTGCGGCGAAAGCAGCGATGGAACAGGCGAACGTCAAGCCAGAATGGATCGACGAAACGATCGTTGGAAACATCCTCATGGCCGGCCAAGGCATGGGGCCTGGCCGGCAGGTTGGTATATACTCGGGCGTTCCTGCAGAAAAACCAGGTTATACTGTGAACATGCTCTGTGCCTCTGGCATGAAATCGATCATGATCGGTGCGACGGACATCATGCTCAACGAAGCGGAGATCGTACTCGCCGCAGGCATGGAGAACATGTCCATGGCGCCATATTTGTTGCTCAAAGCTCGCTTCGGTTACAGGCTAGGAAACGGTGAGATCGTCGATCACATGGTTTACGATGGCTTGACGGACGTCTTCAACATGTACCACATGGGAGTCACAGCGGAGAACTTGGTCGAGAGGTACGGTATAAGTCGCGAAGAACAGGACCAGTTCGCCTACAAAAGTCAAATGAAAGCCAAAAAAGCTATCGAGACAGGTAGGTTCAAAGACGAAATCGCACCGATCGTCATAAAAGACAAGAAGGGCGACAAAATCTTCGACACCGACGAACATCCAAGGTTCGACGTTACGCTCGAATCTCTTGCTAAGCTCAGACCAGCCTTCAAACCGAATGGTACGATCACTGCGGGTAATGCCTCTGGTATAAACGATGGAGCTTCTGCGGTGATCTTGGCTTCTGAAGATGCTGTCAAGAAGTATGGCCTCAAGCCTTTGGCGCAGATCGTTTCGTTCGCCCAGCACGGGGTGGATCCGGCGATCATGGGTATAGGACCAGTTGGAGCGATCTCGAAGGCTTTGGAGAAAGCCAAGCTCAAGCTCAAAGACATAGGCCTAATAGAGCTGAACGAGGCGTTCGCCGCACAGTCCATCGCCGTTCTGAGGGATGTGAAGAAGGAGCACGGTGTGAGTGACGATTGGCTCGAAGAGAGGGTGAACGTCAACGGTGGTGCCATCGCGCTGGGTCATCCGATCGGTGCGAGTGGAAACAGGATCGTGGTCACGTTGCTCTATGAAATGAAGAAGCGCGACGTTGAGTTCGGTCTTGCGAGTCTGTGCGTTGGTGGAGGTATGGGCACGGCCGTCATCATAAAGAACGTTCAGGAGGGTTGA
- a CDS encoding TIGR00366 family protein, whose translation MLRVLGDVFSRFAKKYLPDALIFAMILTLLTFVLGIVIQKKSPIDMIIYMGDGFWALLAFAMQMCLVLMTGHILAQTKPMALILKTIAKAADTPFKAVALACVVMIVTSYLNWGFGLIFTSLLAIEIARNMKGKGLHYPLLVASAYSGFLVWHAGLSASAPLLVNTKGHFLEAKIGLIPVSQTIFSPIAYVPVIVLLVTLPFIMAGMHPRKEQVVEVDPAAFGEKKELPKKKPTEMTPAEKMENSFILSLIIGIIGLIYIFYYFFVKKGSLDLNILNFIFLMLGIILHGTPRNFIAAAIEAGKTVWAIVVQFPFYAGIMGMMTRSGLAATIANWFASFSNAKTLPLYTYWSAGLINLFIPSGGGQWSVQGPIMVEAAMKIGASVPKVIMGVAWGDAWTNMIQPFWALPLLSVAKLEIRDIMGYCVVALIWSGIVTSILFMVL comes from the coding sequence ATGCTGCGAGTTCTTGGAGACGTTTTTTCAAGGTTCGCCAAGAAGTACCTACCTGACGCTCTGATCTTCGCCATGATCCTCACACTACTCACCTTCGTTCTAGGCATCGTGATTCAAAAGAAAAGCCCCATCGACATGATCATCTACATGGGAGATGGATTCTGGGCACTGCTCGCTTTCGCCATGCAGATGTGTTTGGTGCTCATGACTGGTCACATTCTGGCTCAAACCAAACCCATGGCCTTGATCCTCAAAACGATCGCTAAAGCCGCCGATACACCGTTCAAGGCCGTCGCACTTGCATGCGTTGTCATGATCGTCACCAGCTATCTCAACTGGGGTTTTGGTTTGATCTTCACGTCCCTGTTGGCGATAGAGATCGCTAGGAACATGAAAGGTAAAGGTTTGCACTATCCTCTCTTGGTGGCTTCCGCTTATTCTGGTTTCCTAGTTTGGCATGCTGGTCTTTCCGCTTCGGCACCGTTGCTCGTCAACACGAAAGGTCATTTCCTCGAAGCCAAGATCGGTTTGATCCCAGTTTCTCAAACCATCTTTTCACCCATCGCGTACGTTCCGGTGATCGTTCTGCTCGTGACGTTGCCCTTCATCATGGCCGGTATGCATCCGAGGAAAGAACAGGTTGTGGAAGTCGATCCTGCAGCGTTCGGTGAAAAGAAAGAACTACCAAAGAAGAAACCAACAGAGATGACGCCCGCTGAAAAGATGGAAAACAGCTTCATCCTCTCGCTCATCATAGGTATCATCGGTTTGATATACATCTTTTACTACTTCTTCGTCAAGAAAGGATCATTGGACTTGAACATACTCAACTTCATCTTCCTCATGCTCGGCATCATCCTGCACGGTACTCCTAGGAACTTCATTGCGGCAGCCATCGAGGCTGGAAAGACCGTTTGGGCCATCGTCGTACAGTTCCCGTTCTACGCCGGTATCATGGGCATGATGACGAGATCTGGTTTGGCAGCGACCATTGCGAACTGGTTCGCATCTTTCTCGAACGCCAAGACGCTACCTCTATACACCTACTGGAGCGCAGGTTTGATCAACCTGTTCATACCATCCGGTGGAGGTCAATGGTCCGTCCAAGGGCCCATCATGGTCGAAGCTGCGATGAAGATAGGTGCTTCCGTTCCGAAGGTGATCATGGGTGTGGCTTGGGGAGACGCTTGGACGAACATGATTCAACCTTTCTGGGCTCTTCCGTTACTGTCTGTGGCGAAACTTGAGATCAGAGACATCATGGGTTACTGTGTCGTCGCTCTGATTTGGAGTGGTATTGTCACGAGCATCTTGTTCATGGTTTTGTGA
- a CDS encoding GntR family transcriptional regulator, giving the protein MWFKVDFNSHIPVYKQIKDKLKLLIHTGRLKPGDFVPSIRTLAEDLNVNVNTVARAYRELMAEGVIEPVRGEGYIVKKLDEKRFIEATLQRFIETIEECKRVGIEQEKLVRLLKQIYGRRKNGSECEESDEKL; this is encoded by the coding sequence CTGTGGTTCAAAGTTGATTTCAACTCGCACATACCTGTGTACAAACAGATAAAAGACAAGCTGAAGTTGCTCATACACACCGGTCGGTTGAAACCGGGAGATTTCGTGCCCTCGATAAGAACACTCGCAGAAGATCTGAACGTCAACGTGAACACCGTGGCGAGAGCTTACAGAGAGCTCATGGCGGAAGGTGTGATCGAACCTGTACGGGGTGAAGGTTACATCGTGAAAAAGCTCGACGAAAAAAGGTTCATTGAAGCGACCCTGCAGAGATTCATCGAAACGATCGAAGAGTGCAAGAGGGTCGGGATCGAGCAAGAAAAGTTGGTTCGCTTGCTGAAACAAATCTACGGGAGGCGAAAAAATGGTTCTGAGTGTGAAGAATCTGACGAAAAGCTATAA
- a CDS encoding ABC transporter ATP-binding protein has protein sequence MVLSVKNLTKSYKNKRAVNGVSFEVKKGEIFALLGPNGAGKTTTMKCILGLRKPDSGSILLNGSFSYLPEQKELYRYTTVEKMVKITQQITKDFDAEKAFSLLKEFQIPLKEKIANLSHGMTTLTYLSLVLAQRAELYLLDEPTWGLDPLMRNRVLEMIRGLSADGRSVLYTSHILSEVERVADTVAIMVSGRIVELDNLDDLKEKYALCVVPKGEKVSGYLYKSTESEDVYLVKKEEAKGETQPASFDIIFEALVKGVKE, from the coding sequence ATGGTTCTGAGTGTGAAGAATCTGACGAAAAGCTATAAGAACAAACGAGCCGTCAATGGCGTTTCTTTTGAAGTTAAAAAAGGTGAGATCTTCGCTCTGTTGGGACCAAACGGAGCTGGGAAAACGACGACGATGAAGTGTATCCTCGGTCTCAGAAAACCCGATTCAGGATCTATCCTTTTGAACGGTTCTTTCAGTTATCTTCCAGAGCAGAAAGAACTGTATCGTTACACGACTGTAGAAAAGATGGTGAAAATCACTCAACAGATCACGAAAGACTTCGATGCGGAGAAAGCTTTCTCGTTGCTGAAAGAATTCCAAATCCCTCTGAAAGAAAAGATCGCGAACCTGTCTCACGGTATGACCACGCTCACCTACCTTTCACTCGTTTTGGCTCAGAGAGCCGAACTGTACTTGTTGGACGAACCTACATGGGGTTTGGACCCACTCATGCGCAACAGAGTGTTGGAGATGATCAGGGGACTTTCCGCCGATGGCAGATCCGTTCTGTACACGAGTCACATACTTTCAGAGGTGGAGAGGGTGGCCGACACTGTGGCCATCATGGTTTCTGGCAGGATCGTGGAGCTCGACAACTTGGACGATCTGAAGGAAAAATACGCCCTTTGCGTTGTACCGAAGGGTGAAAAGGTGAGTGGTTATCTTTACAAATCGACCGAGAGCGAGGATGTGTACTTGGTCAAGAAAGAAGAAGCGAAAGGTGAAACACAACCTGCGAGTTTTGACATCATCTTCGAAGCGCTCGTGAAAGGGGTGAAAGAATGA
- a CDS encoding ABC transporter permease, with translation MIKKEFGDMKLRTFVLLFLGIGFFFMVAPLHKFALEMLNEYAQIPNMPKFLERFLPRGFVEKLSEWNFYIYTQWFGKNLGQFVPIFAIIMGFPIFAREIENGTIEFLLARSSREKVFISKVLTVSLVVFFQMIVFSILPAFYSLLASKNLDYTYLLAYSIHTIVGALFWLAVTILFSVLSDDQVKPILGAIGTLAGTTVVAVFKPLRFMNTYSYILGGKILSNGKMDVPYTLVLLGLSIALMLLSYVSFLKKEF, from the coding sequence ATGATCAAAAAAGAGTTCGGCGATATGAAGCTGAGAACTTTCGTGCTTCTTTTTCTTGGAATAGGCTTTTTCTTCATGGTTGCTCCCTTGCATAAATTCGCGCTGGAGATGTTGAACGAGTATGCACAGATACCGAACATGCCGAAGTTTCTGGAGAGGTTCTTGCCCAGAGGTTTTGTGGAAAAGCTCTCAGAATGGAACTTTTACATCTACACACAGTGGTTCGGTAAAAATTTAGGACAGTTCGTCCCCATATTCGCCATCATCATGGGCTTCCCCATCTTCGCGAGAGAGATAGAGAACGGTACGATAGAATTCCTCTTGGCTCGAAGCAGCAGGGAAAAGGTTTTCATCAGTAAGGTATTGACTGTGAGTTTGGTCGTTTTTTTCCAAATGATCGTTTTCTCAATCCTTCCGGCGTTCTATTCATTGCTTGCTTCCAAAAATCTAGATTACACGTACCTCCTCGCTTATTCGATCCACACGATCGTTGGTGCCCTCTTCTGGCTCGCTGTGACCATATTGTTCTCGGTTCTGTCTGACGATCAAGTGAAGCCCATACTTGGTGCGATTGGAACGCTCGCAGGTACCACGGTGGTCGCGGTGTTCAAACCTTTGAGGTTCATGAACACTTATTCGTACATCCTTGGAGGCAAGATTCTATCGAACGGGAAGATGGATGTTCCATACACATTGGTCTTGCTCGGCTTGTCAATCGCTTTGATGTTGCTGAGTTATGTGAGTTTTTTGAAAAAAGAGTTCTGA
- a CDS encoding YbjQ family protein gives MLLSTTERIEGYQIVETLGMVMGNVVYSKHIGKDIAAAFKTLAGGEIKSYTELLTEARNIALNRMIAEAEKLGADGIIGIRFGSASIMQSAAEVLAYGTAVKLRKL, from the coding sequence ATGCTTCTTTCCACAACCGAGAGGATTGAAGGTTATCAGATCGTCGAGACACTCGGGATGGTCATGGGTAACGTGGTCTATTCGAAACACATAGGCAAAGACATTGCGGCAGCTTTCAAAACTTTGGCGGGTGGGGAAATCAAATCTTACACGGAGCTCCTCACGGAAGCGAGGAACATCGCTTTGAACAGGATGATCGCCGAGGCTGAGAAACTCGGTGCCGATGGGATCATCGGTATCAGATTCGGCAGTGCTTCGATAATGCAATCGGCCGCGGAGGTACTCGCTTACGGGACGGCCGTCAAGCTGAGGAAGCTCTGA
- the lysA gene encoding diaminopimelate decarboxylase, whose protein sequence is MLNSSILLSAAERFGTPFYLYDVDFITERVERVYRFFKQFDFHLAYAVKANFNLDILKRLNELGTMVDIVSFGEYEQVRKAGFTPDRIVVNGNCKSSGELKHYVSDGVFCINLDSFEELLRLEKLADKPVRVAIRVNPDVDPKTHPHIATGLKENKFGVDYETAERMVQLISKSRFIRLVGLHCHIGSQIVEVGPFKEAFESMRNFASKLGLNLELVNLGGGWGIDYGDGRQLDLNEYEKEIFPILKGFGAKVLLELGRWIVAPAGFLVTKVEYVKRTKNKTFIVVDAGMSHLIRPALYGAKHRIEPLYPTNHRPTIVADVVGPVCESADTFAKGLKLPEPKEGELVVIRDVGAYGYAMSSHYNLLRKAPEVIYSKENYLRASSA, encoded by the coding sequence ATGCTCAATTCCTCTATCCTCCTTTCAGCCGCCGAGAGATTCGGCACACCTTTCTACCTTTACGATGTCGATTTCATCACCGAACGTGTCGAGAGAGTGTATCGATTTTTCAAACAGTTCGACTTCCATTTAGCTTACGCGGTCAAGGCCAACTTCAATTTGGATATCCTCAAAAGGCTCAACGAACTTGGAACCATGGTGGACATCGTTTCGTTCGGCGAGTACGAGCAGGTGAGAAAGGCCGGATTCACTCCAGATAGAATCGTAGTGAATGGAAATTGCAAAAGCTCTGGGGAATTGAAGCACTACGTTTCAGATGGTGTGTTCTGTATCAACCTCGACAGTTTTGAAGAATTGCTCCGTCTTGAAAAGCTCGCCGACAAACCAGTCAGAGTGGCCATAAGGGTCAATCCGGACGTCGATCCAAAAACCCATCCCCACATCGCCACGGGTTTGAAAGAGAACAAATTCGGTGTGGACTACGAAACTGCGGAAAGAATGGTTCAGCTCATCTCGAAAAGTCGTTTCATCCGTTTGGTGGGACTCCACTGCCATATAGGTTCTCAGATAGTCGAAGTTGGTCCGTTCAAAGAGGCGTTCGAATCGATGAGAAACTTCGCCTCGAAGTTGGGGTTGAACTTGGAACTCGTGAACCTCGGTGGTGGCTGGGGCATCGACTACGGTGATGGAAGACAGTTGGATTTGAACGAGTACGAGAAAGAGATCTTTCCCATACTGAAAGGTTTCGGTGCCAAGGTTCTGCTGGAACTCGGTAGATGGATCGTTGCTCCTGCAGGTTTTCTCGTCACGAAAGTGGAGTACGTCAAAAGGACGAAGAACAAAACGTTCATAGTCGTCGATGCCGGTATGTCGCACCTGATCAGGCCGGCACTGTACGGCGCCAAACACAGGATAGAACCGCTCTATCCGACGAACCACAGACCGACGATCGTGGCCGACGTCGTTGGTCCAGTCTGTGAGAGTGCAGACACCTTCGCGAAGGGTTTGAAACTTCCCGAACCAAAAGAAGGAGAGCTCGTCGTGATCAGAGACGTTGGCGCTTACGGTTATGCCATGTCATCGCACTACAATTTGCTGAGGAAAGCTCCCGAGGTGATCTATTCGAAAGAAAATTACCTCAGAGCTTCCTCAGCTTGA
- a CDS encoding ATP-binding cassette domain-containing protein, whose protein sequence is MIELQHVTVIYNRGTLDEKVALNDVDLSIEEGQFVVIVGANGAGKSTLMKVIVGEVKPTFGLCRVMGQILKEEKIFKCGSIVCQDPNLGIFPNLSIEENLMLARKKGFRGLGFGRIDERAIQLLKSTGLGLEENLKKKASKLSGGQKQALAMVMAVSSNPKILLLDEHTASLDPKSTEKIMELTERINEELGTTILMITHDMNIAEQYGDQVIVMEDGRIVARIDKSKQKIQASQLKSMIKSKITTIT, encoded by the coding sequence ATGATAGAACTTCAACACGTCACGGTGATCTACAACAGAGGCACACTCGATGAAAAAGTCGCCCTGAACGACGTTGACCTTTCGATCGAAGAAGGTCAATTCGTCGTGATCGTTGGTGCCAACGGCGCTGGGAAGAGCACGCTCATGAAGGTGATCGTGGGGGAAGTGAAACCGACCTTCGGTTTGTGCCGAGTCATGGGACAAATTCTGAAAGAGGAGAAGATCTTCAAGTGCGGTAGCATAGTTTGTCAAGATCCGAACTTGGGGATTTTTCCAAATTTGAGCATCGAAGAGAATTTGATGCTCGCAAGGAAGAAAGGTTTCAGAGGCCTTGGCTTTGGACGCATAGATGAAAGAGCGATTCAGTTGCTCAAGTCGACGGGTTTGGGACTCGAAGAGAATTTGAAAAAGAAGGCTTCGAAGCTTTCTGGTGGACAGAAACAGGCTCTCGCCATGGTGATGGCCGTATCTTCGAATCCGAAGATTTTACTCTTGGATGAGCACACCGCTTCGCTCGATCCCAAGAGTACTGAGAAGATCATGGAGCTCACCGAAAGGATAAACGAAGAGCTCGGTACCACCATCTTGATGATCACACACGATATGAACATCGCCGAGCAATACGGTGATCAAGTGATAGTCATGGAGGATGGGAGGATCGTTGCACGAATCGATAAATCGAAACAAAAAATCCAAGCAAGCCAGCTCAAATCGATGATAAAATCCAAAATAACAACCATAACTTGA
- a CDS encoding ABC transporter permease, whose product MIPILEQGLLLALAAMGVYISFRLVDLPDLTPDGSYIIGGAVVASLLHSGHGWVSATILAALAASAAGLVTALITTRFKIHSLLASIMVMTALYSVAIRVMNSPNLPIPRFSTERVLAYEQVVGKTPLDDILGGTENFQFEARGMKAVSIPFNNKADGHDLLMIVSLLAVVTFVLWLFLRTELGTMLRGYGRNRFAVKVLGVNPNLFALMGLTMGNFLVGLSGALFTMYSGFADVNMGAGTVVVCLASVILGEIIFGSRDFAYGLFFPIAGAVVYQVLLTLAMKYGYRIGFKPSDMKLLTALFVVSVIAARRLKKSEVTV is encoded by the coding sequence ATGATCCCCATTCTGGAACAAGGGCTTTTGCTCGCCTTGGCCGCCATGGGTGTTTACATATCGTTTCGACTCGTTGATCTTCCCGATCTGACGCCCGACGGTTCCTACATCATCGGTGGGGCCGTCGTGGCCTCTCTCCTTCATTCCGGCCATGGGTGGGTCAGTGCAACGATCCTGGCTGCACTCGCCGCCAGTGCAGCCGGGCTTGTAACTGCCTTGATCACGACTAGGTTCAAGATTCATTCACTCCTCGCCTCGATCATGGTCATGACGGCACTCTACTCTGTAGCGATAAGGGTCATGAACTCACCGAATCTGCCTATACCGCGTTTCAGTACCGAAAGGGTGCTCGCATACGAACAAGTTGTGGGCAAAACTCCTTTGGACGACATACTCGGTGGGACTGAAAATTTCCAGTTCGAGGCGCGTGGAATGAAGGCTGTGAGCATCCCCTTCAACAACAAGGCTGATGGTCACGATCTGCTCATGATCGTTTCACTGCTGGCAGTCGTGACGTTCGTGCTCTGGTTGTTCCTTCGAACGGAACTCGGCACGATGTTGAGAGGTTATGGTCGCAACAGGTTTGCCGTGAAGGTGCTCGGCGTGAATCCCAACCTTTTCGCCTTGATGGGATTGACCATGGGCAACTTCCTGGTGGGTCTGTCTGGAGCCTTGTTCACCATGTACAGTGGCTTTGCTGATGTGAACATGGGTGCCGGCACTGTGGTGGTGTGTTTGGCTTCGGTCATACTGGGAGAGATCATCTTTGGTTCGCGCGATTTTGCGTACGGTCTCTTCTTCCCCATAGCTGGTGCTGTAGTCTATCAAGTTCTGCTGACACTCGCCATGAAGTACGGCTATCGCATCGGTTTCAAACCGAGTGATATGAAACTGCTCACGGCACTTTTCGTTGTGAGCGTCATAGCGGCGAGAAGATTGAAGAAGAGTGAGGTGACTGTATGA
- a CDS encoding ABC transporter substrate-binding protein, translating into MLRKTLTALGILLVLSVLSFGAVRVGITQIVDHPALNAVFDGIIKVLESAGFKVGTDVIIDRQNAQGSVQNAVAIARKFASERVDIVVAITTPSAQACVQVITDRPVIFSAVTDPVGAGLIKQLGRNDSNVVGISDMVPVSTHLRLIKTVFPNAKKIGVLYNPGEANSVTLTNIAKTAAPALGLTIIDMTGTSSGEMVTAVNSVGPDVDVIYIGTDNTAASSIQAIAAAALRLNKPIVAADVDIARGGGLIGFGFDYFQVGVESGKLLVEILKGKKPSELESRLLGPESLMLYINLDLAQQLKVSIPKELVDRANIIVQNGQEVKR; encoded by the coding sequence ATGTTGAGGAAAACTTTAACCGCCTTGGGGATCTTGTTAGTCTTGTCTGTCTTGAGCTTTGGAGCCGTCAGAGTCGGCATCACCCAGATCGTGGATCATCCAGCTCTGAACGCGGTCTTCGATGGGATCATCAAAGTGCTCGAAAGTGCAGGTTTCAAAGTTGGGACTGACGTGATCATCGATAGGCAGAACGCACAGGGGAGTGTACAGAACGCCGTGGCCATAGCGAGGAAGTTCGCAAGTGAGAGAGTCGACATCGTTGTGGCCATCACAACACCGAGTGCTCAAGCTTGCGTGCAGGTGATAACCGACAGGCCCGTGATCTTCTCCGCAGTGACTGACCCGGTCGGAGCTGGACTGATCAAACAGCTCGGAAGGAACGATTCTAACGTCGTTGGTATTTCTGACATGGTGCCAGTTTCTACGCATCTGAGGCTCATCAAAACGGTCTTTCCAAACGCGAAGAAGATCGGAGTGCTCTACAACCCTGGTGAAGCCAACTCCGTCACTCTGACCAACATTGCGAAGACTGCAGCTCCCGCACTCGGACTGACCATCATCGATATGACTGGTACTTCCTCCGGTGAGATGGTCACGGCGGTCAACAGCGTGGGACCGGACGTGGATGTCATATACATCGGCACCGACAACACCGCAGCTTCTTCCATCCAAGCGATCGCAGCGGCCGCTTTGAGGTTGAACAAACCCATCGTTGCAGCGGATGTGGACATCGCACGCGGAGGAGGTCTCATAGGCTTTGGTTTTGACTATTTCCAAGTGGGTGTTGAGAGTGGAAAGCTGTTGGTCGAAATCCTGAAGGGTAAAAAGCCGAGCGAGTTGGAATCGCGTCTTCTTGGACCTGAGTCGCTCATGTTGTACATCAATCTCGATCTTGCACAACAACTGAAGGTGAGCATACCCAAAGAGCTCGTCGATAGGGCCAACATAATCGTTCAGAACGGCCAAGAGGTGAAAAGATGA
- the fliE gene encoding flagellar hook-basal body complex protein FliE encodes MIDGISNIGPVNVQRGQEEKTTKKTADFAEILKEAFDKVNQVQKNAEKMASDFALGKISNIHEVIIEAEKATIALRLTTEVRNKIIEAYREIMRMQL; translated from the coding sequence ATGATAGATGGTATCAGTAACATCGGTCCTGTCAACGTCCAGAGGGGTCAAGAAGAAAAGACAACTAAGAAGACCGCAGATTTTGCGGAGATATTGAAGGAAGCATTCGACAAAGTGAATCAGGTTCAGAAGAATGCCGAGAAGATGGCATCAGATTTTGCACTCGGCAAGATCAGCAACATACACGAAGTCATCATTGAAGCTGAGAAAGCTACGATCGCCCTGAGGCTCACCACGGAGGTTCGAAACAAGATAATCGAAGCCTACAGGGAGATCATGAGGATGCAACTTTAG
- the flgC gene encoding flagellar basal body rod protein FlgC, with amino-acid sequence MNEFTIFNVSASGMTAQRFRLDIIASNIANSETTRTERGEPYRRRIPIFAEYFVDKNKTSAVKVVRIEEDPSPFRLVYDPSHPDAGEDGYVRFPNVNVLREMVDLISAQRAYEANVSAFNVTKSMINSALQIGRG; translated from the coding sequence ATGAACGAATTCACCATCTTCAACGTGAGTGCGTCTGGCATGACGGCACAGCGTTTCAGGCTCGACATAATAGCGAGCAACATAGCGAACTCTGAAACAACGAGGACTGAACGTGGTGAACCTTACAGAAGAAGAATACCGATCTTCGCCGAGTACTTCGTCGACAAAAATAAGACATCGGCAGTGAAGGTGGTACGCATAGAAGAAGACCCATCACCGTTCAGGCTCGTTTATGATCCGTCCCATCCGGACGCCGGTGAAGATGGTTATGTGAGATTTCCAAACGTGAACGTACTCAGAGAGATGGTCGATCTGATAAGCGCTCAGCGTGCCTACGAAGCGAACGTTTCAGCCTTCAACGTCACCAAATCCATGATAAACAGCGCCCTACAGATCGGAAGGGGATGA
- the flgB gene encoding flagellar basal body rod protein FlgB, giving the protein MFNTNFQILKVGMDVAMLRQSVHTQNIANAETMGYRRKYVVFEEMLKEASKLQLATTHEKHLPSVRSLPRPKIEVDKQAFYRNDLNGVDIDYEVTQMVANGLKYEVLARLMSKNIEYYNTVLRGV; this is encoded by the coding sequence ATGTTCAACACGAACTTCCAGATTTTGAAGGTTGGAATGGATGTTGCGATGCTCAGGCAGAGCGTCCACACTCAGAACATAGCCAACGCGGAGACGATGGGTTATCGTCGAAAGTACGTCGTGTTCGAAGAAATGCTTAAGGAAGCCTCTAAGCTTCAACTCGCCACAACGCACGAGAAACACTTACCTTCAGTCCGTTCCCTTCCCCGACCGAAGATCGAAGTTGACAAACAAGCTTTCTACCGTAACGATCTGAACGGTGTGGACATCGATTACGAAGTGACACAGATGGTCGCCAACGGTCTCAAATACGAAGTGCTGGCGAGGCTCATGTCGAAGAACATAGAGTATTACAACACGGTGTTGAGAGGTGTATAA